The Streptomyces sp. NBC_00224 genome contains the following window.
CAGGTTGTCGGGGTACTGGTCGTCGCCCTTGGCGTAGGTGTGCGCGCCACCGGGGATCATCGCGTGCAGCCGCTCGTTCGCCAGCCGCGACCGGGGCAGGAGGAACTCCTCGGTGTCTTCGGTGTTCACGCCGACCTCACCTCTCCTTGTGCTTCAGGACCTCGGCGAGGCTCGGCGCCTCCCGGTCCCGCTGGGACATCGATGTGACCGGCAGCGGCCAGGGAATGGCGAGCTCCGGGTCGTCGAAGGCGATCGTCACGTCCTCGGCCGGATCGTGCGGGCGGTCGATCCGGTACGTGGTGTCAGCGGTTTCGGTCAGCGCCTGGAAGCCGTGCGCGCACCCCGCCGGGATGTACAGGGTCGCCTGCGTCTCGCCGGACAGCTCGAAGGAGGCCACGTTGCGGTACGTCGGTGAGTCGGGCCGCAGGTCCACGACGACGTCGAAGATCTTCCCGTACGAGCACCGCACCAGCTTGGCCTCGCCGCTGCCGGAGCGCAGGTGCATGCCGCGCAGCACGCCCCGGACCGAGCGGGACACGCTGTCCTGGATGAAGGCGTCCGGGTCGAGGCCCACCGAGCGGACCACGTCGGCGTCGAAGGTACGGCAGAAGAAGCCGCGCTCGTCGGCGTACGGTGTCGGCTCGAACAGGTACGCGCCGTCGATCGCCGGGACTTCGGTCGCTTTCATGGAGTCTCCCGCAGGGCGTGGGCGTGGCCGGCCGCCGGGAACAGGGCCGTGGTCAAGTCGGTGAATTGGTCCTGGAGTTGCCGGGCGACTTCCTGGTTCCGCTCGGCGAGGGTCCGCCGCAGCTCCGCCGATCGCTTCTCCAGCGCCCGGAACTGCTCAAGCAGCCGGTCGGCGTCGACCTCACGGGCCGGGTGGCAGTACGCGCCAAGCCCCATCCGATCCATGAGCGCGTCGCTCTTCGCCGCATAGCCGATGGCGAGCGTCGGTGTGCCGACCTTCAGCGCGCAGATCAGGTTGTGGTAGCGAGTGGCCACCACGGTGTCGGCGGCCGCCATCTCCTTCATCAGGTCGGCCAGCGAAGCCGTCTCGGCAGCGGTGACCAGCGGCGAGTCCACCGCGTCGAGGATCGAGGCCACCACCGGCGCATCGCACTCGTCGCCGGTGAGCAGCCGGACCGGCCTGCCGTCCTCAACCAGCGTGCGGACGAAGCGAGTTGTCCCGTCGAGGTAGCTCCGGTGGATCTCCTCGGCCCGGGCGCGGTCGTCGTCGCCGCCGTGGAAGGCCATGACCCCGACGCAGACCAGGCCCGGGGTCGAGCTCTCCGACGGTGCCGGCAGGGCGAAGGCGAGGTCCGGGTAAACCTTGTCCCGCGCGGTGTGCACGCCCGTCGCGCGCATTGCGTCGCGGGACAGGGTGTCGCGGTACGAACGGTAGGTGGCGAGCCGTGCCGACCAGCGGACCAGGGCCCGCGTCGACCGGTTGCCGATCCTGTCCGCGCCCACGCTGACCAGCGCGACCCGGGTGCCGAACAGTCGGCCGGACGCGCAGAGCAGGAACAGCGAGTACGGGAAGCCCCACGGCCGCAGCGGCAGCGTGGCCTCCAGGACGCCCATGCCCGGCACGATCACCACGTCGTGCCGGCGCACCCAGGCAGCGGTGCGGAAGACGTCGACGAGTTTGCCCAGCCCTTTCCCCGCGATCGCGCCCGCACGCGACGCGGTCCGGTACTCCCCCCGGTACCAGTGCAGCCGCGTCGCGGGGATCCGGTACCGGGTCGCGACGACCTCGGGTCCGCCGCACAGCGCGTCCACGACCGCCCCCGGGTGCTCGGCGCGGAGGTAGCCGAGCACGGCCTCCAACGACCCGTCGTTGCCGAGGTTGCCGGAGCCGAGCAGGCCGAACACCCCGACGCGCACCGGAGTTTCGTCTCCGAACGTCATGTCTGCCTCCCCTCACGGCCCGCGACGAGCGCGTCGATGGAGACGTCGAGCCGGGCCGGGTCGACCGGGGTGCGGTCCTCGACCCGCTCGCCGGCGCCCGGCCGGGTCCGGCTGGCCATCCATGCGGCCAGGTGGCGGTAGCACGCGCGCCGGTCGGCCGAGGACAACGGCGCCCGCCGGACCGCCGAAACGAAGCCCCAGACGTACTCGGCGAGCAGTCGGGGCGTCGGGTGCAGCGGCCCTGCCCGGCGCGGGTCCAGGTTGACGCACCGGGAGCGCTTGGAAGGGTTCGCCCGCTCAGCGCGGGTGGGGTGGTCGCGGCGGAAGTACAGTAGCTCCGGCACTTGGTGGAAGGGCCCGTGCAGACCGATCTCGGCGACGAACGTGCGGTCCGCGTGGTGGTAGCTGTCGTGCGGCTTCACCCGGCGCAGCACGTCGGCCCGCATCACCCCGTAGAAGTCGTCGCCACCGGGCTCGAACAGCATGCTGCGGAAGCGCTCCGGCGCGTGCGGCGAGTCGGTGGCGAGCGTGTACTCGTACGGCACCTTCACCTGGCCTTCGCCGTCGATGACCGCCTGGTCGGCGTGCGCGAGGATCACGTCAGGGCGTGAGTCCAGCGCAGATACGCAGCGCCGCAGCAGGTCCCGGGCGTACAGGTCGTCGTGCGAGGCCCACTTGAACAGTTCGCCCCGGCACTCGGTGAACACGTAGTTGTGGTTCGGTGCGGCGCCGATGTTCTTGAGCAGCCGGATGTACCGGATGCGCGAGTCCTGCGCCGCGTACTTGCGGCAGATGTCCTGGGTCCCGTCGGTCGAGGCGTTGTCGGAGATGACCAGCTCGAAGTCCTCGTAGGTCTGTCCGAGCAGGGCGTCGAGCGACTCGGCCAGGTACTCCTCGCCGTTGTACACGGGCAGGCCGATGCTCAGCCGGGGATGGGTGGTCATGACGTCCTCACTTCACGGATGGGGTCTTGGTGGTGCTCGCGCAGGGCGGAGCGCAGTTCCAGCCACCACACGGTCGAGCTGCCGACGGTCGCGGCGGCGACGCCCCAGGCCGAGCCGACCGTGCCGGCCACGGCCGCCCCGCCGAGCCCGCCGCTGACATAGCAGGCGGAGGCGAACAGCTGGCAGCGCAGGCTGCGCCGGGCCGCGCCCAGCGCCCGCAGCCCGGCCGCCGCGCCGGTGCCGAGGCCCGCGCCCGCGACGGAGAGTGTGACCGGCGCGATGAGCTGCGAGGCGGAGTGCCAGACGCCGCCGAGGACCAGCTCGCCGAGCCGGTCCGGCACCAGCAGCAGCGACCCGCCCCAGAGCAGCGCGCCGACGGCCTGCCCGCCGCCCAGCAGGAGACAGAACGTGCCGAGGCGGTGCGGGGCCCGCCGCAGTACTCGTGCCGCCTCGGTGACGGTGACCAGCGACAGCCCCATCAGGACGGCGAGGAACGGGCCGAGCAGCAACTCGGCGCCGCGTACCGTACCCACCGCGCTGACCCCGACGATCGCGCCGAGCCCGTATGCCCGCAGCTGGCTCGCGCCGCTGAGGCTGACGTTCTCGACCAGGTACCGGTACCCGAGGTCGCGCTGCTCGCGCAGCCACCCGCGCGCTCCGCTCATGTGGGGCCGGATGCCGGACTGGAAGCAGCCGTACCCCGCGGCCACCGAGGCGGACGCGCCCCAGGCCAGCACGAAAGCGGCCACGCTGCCCACGTGGGCCGCCACCACCAGGGCCGGAACGAGCGCGACGCCCCACACGAGGTCGTTGACGAACGCCTTTTGCCCGGTGCCGGCGGCGAAGAACGCGAACCGCCAGGCGTCCTGCAGCAGCAGCCCCGGCAGCACGACGCCGAGGACGGCGAACGCGGGCCCCACGCTGCCGCCGAGGGCAAGGCCGCCGAGCAGACATGCCGCGCCGATGGTGGTACCGACGCCGAGCGCGGTGCCCGAGGACCGGACCACCGCCGAGCGCCAGGACGCGTCCGGCACGCCGCTGAAGCGCACCACGAGCGGGTCGGTGGCCAGCCCGCGGGAGACGTTGAGCACCACGCCGTAGGTCACCCAGGCCAGGCTGAACGCGCCGAACGCGGCCGGCCCGAGCGAGCGTGCCACGTAGATCCCCACCGCGAAGTTGCTCATGCTGGAGGCCGCCTGATCGGCCAGTCCCCAGGACAGTCGGCCGACCATGGCCCGCTTGGCGGTCCGTGGGGCGGGTCCGGCCGCCGCCGATACCGTCGCCTTCTCCCCTTCGGTGGTCATGGCGTCATACCTTGATCAGATCGGCGCCGCGCAGGGCCTCGGCAGCGGCGGCGACGGCTTCGAACGGCAGCCCGGACCGCTCGGCGACGTCCAGCAGACCGTGCTCGCCGTCGGAGAGGCTGAGCACCCAGAGCATGGCCATCTGGGCCTGCTTGGTGTCGCTGCGGCCGCCGAGCGCGTCGTACAACCCGCGTCGGCCCAGCTGTGGTTCGCCGTAGGGGCTGAGGTTGAGATACCGCCGGTTGCGGTCGAGGACGGCGAAGGCCTCGCGGCAGACGGCGAGGGTGTCCGCCATCGCCTCGGGGGAGACGAAGTCCGGGTTGTCCGCCGAGGTGTGGTACTCGGGGTAGCCGGCGTAGGGGGTCCGGCTGAGGGAGCCCACGCCGAGGTCGAACCCGGGGGAACAGAACTGCCGCTCGTCGTAGCCGTACGGAGTGAACTCGGTGACGTGGTGCGGGCGTTCGGACGCGGCAAGGACGTGCCGCATCACCCGGTCGATCTCCGCGTTGCCGCGTCGGCTCTGCTTGTACGTCAGTCGGCCCCGGTCGCCGGCGCAGGCCAGCACCAGGCCGTGCTTGACCCGGTCGATCCGCTCCGCGTTGCGGGCCAGCCAGGTGATCGCCCCGATGGTGCCGGGCGCGAAGATGAACCGGTAGGTGTAGTACGGCGATTGCTCCGCCAGCGCCCGGGCCAGGAACACCGCCACCGCGATGCCTGCCAGGTTGTCGTTGGCCAGCGAGGGGTGACAGACGTGGCAGGAGACGATCACCTCGTCGGGGACCTGCCCGGGGACGATGTGCTCGGCGTAGGTGAGGTGGCCGTCGGCGAGCGTGGAGTCGATGCGTACCTCGTAATCGCCTTCAGGCAGCGCGTCCAAGGTGTCCTGGGCCAGGCAGAATCCCCACTCCGGCTTGTAGTAGCTGGTGCGGTACGGCACCCAGGCCGGGTGGTCCGGCAGGGTGTGCAGGTGCGCGCGGAGCTCGGCCAGCGGCATGGTCGCCGACACCGGCACGCTGTAGCCGAGCACGTGCAGGCTGGACGCGGCGAAGTCGACGACCCGGTGGCCGGCGGTGTCGGCGATGTACGCGTCCCGGATGTTCCACTCCTGCGGCACCGTCCAGTCGAGCACTTGCGTCCCGGTCGGCACCTCGTGCACCTGCAGCGGAACGTATTCGCCGACGATCTCCAGGGTGGCGCGCACACCGTCGCCGGTGATGCTCCGGCACAGCGGGTACAACCGCTCCACCAGCGCGTGCATCTCCTCGCCGACCGCGGTCACCGGCGCCACCGCAGGGTGTCGTCGACCGTGCCGGCCTCGGACGCCGCGCGCAGCACGGCAAGGCGGGTGAAGCGCCGCTCGAAGTCCTCCCGGGTCAACCCGTGTTTGCGGTAGGCGTCGGCGAGTTCGAGCGCGCCCCGCTTCACCGTCCACTCGCAGTCGAAGCCGGGGATCGCGGCGCGGAACCGGGAGAAGTCCACCCGGTATGACCGCGGGTCGGCACCGGTCTCCCCGGTGATCACCACCTTCGAGCCGGACACCGCCTCGGCGACCTGCTCGGCGATCTCGGCGACCGTGACGTTGTTCATCTCGCTGCCGATGTTGAACGCCCGGTCGTGCACCGCTTCGCGCGGTGCGGTCAGCGCGGCCGCGAAGGCCCGTGCGATGTCGGCGGCGTGCACCAGCGGGCGCCAGGGGGTGCCGTCGGAGAGCACCAGCACCTCGCCGGACAGGAGCGCGTGGCCCACCAGGTTGTTCAGCACGATGTCGGCGCGGAGCCGGGGTGAGTAGCCGAAGGCGGTGGCGTTGCGCATGAACACCGGGCTGAAGTCGCCGTCGGCCAGCGCGTGCAGGTCGTCCTCAACACGCACCTTGGACTCCGCGTACGGCGTCACCGGGCGCAGCGGGGCGTCCTCGGCCACCAGGTCGCTGCCGCCTGCGGCACCGTAGACCGAGCACGTCGACGCGTACAGGAAGCGCCGCACTCCGGCGTCGCGGGCCAGCCGGGCCAGCCGTACGGAGGCGTGGTGGTTGATGTCGTAGGTGAGCTCCGGCGCCAGCGAGCCCAGCGGGTCGTTGGACAGCGCGGCCAGGTGGATCACGGCGTCCACCCCGGCCACGTGGTCGGCCGTGACGTCGCGCAGGTCCACCCGATGCCCCTGCGGGTCGGCGGGCGGCGGGCCAAGGACGCAGTCGGCGAACAGGCCGGAGTCGAGGCCGACGACTTCGTGTCCGGCGGCCGCGAGGACCGGGGCCATCACGGTGCCCAGGTAGCCCTGGTGTCCGGTCAG
Protein-coding sequences here:
- the rfbC gene encoding dTDP-4-dehydrorhamnose 3,5-epimerase, which translates into the protein MKATEVPAIDGAYLFEPTPYADERGFFCRTFDADVVRSVGLDPDAFIQDSVSRSVRGVLRGMHLRSGSGEAKLVRCSYGKIFDVVVDLRPDSPTYRNVASFELSGETQATLYIPAGCAHGFQALTETADTTYRIDRPHDPAEDVTIAFDDPELAIPWPLPVTSMSQRDREAPSLAEVLKHKER
- a CDS encoding polysaccharide pyruvyl transferase family protein, translated to MTFGDETPVRVGVFGLLGSGNLGNDGSLEAVLGYLRAEHPGAVVDALCGGPEVVATRYRIPATRLHWYRGEYRTASRAGAIAGKGLGKLVDVFRTAAWVRRHDVVIVPGMGVLEATLPLRPWGFPYSLFLLCASGRLFGTRVALVSVGADRIGNRSTRALVRWSARLATYRSYRDTLSRDAMRATGVHTARDKVYPDLAFALPAPSESSTPGLVCVGVMAFHGGDDDRARAEEIHRSYLDGTTRFVRTLVEDGRPVRLLTGDECDAPVVASILDAVDSPLVTAAETASLADLMKEMAAADTVVATRYHNLICALKVGTPTLAIGYAAKSDALMDRMGLGAYCHPAREVDADRLLEQFRALEKRSAELRRTLAERNQEVARQLQDQFTDLTTALFPAAGHAHALRETP
- a CDS encoding glycosyltransferase family 2 protein, with amino-acid sequence MTTHPRLSIGLPVYNGEEYLAESLDALLGQTYEDFELVISDNASTDGTQDICRKYAAQDSRIRYIRLLKNIGAAPNHNYVFTECRGELFKWASHDDLYARDLLRRCVSALDSRPDVILAHADQAVIDGEGQVKVPYEYTLATDSPHAPERFRSMLFEPGGDDFYGVMRADVLRRVKPHDSYHHADRTFVAEIGLHGPFHQVPELLYFRRDHPTRAERANPSKRSRCVNLDPRRAGPLHPTPRLLAEYVWGFVSAVRRAPLSSADRRACYRHLAAWMASRTRPGAGERVEDRTPVDPARLDVSIDALVAGREGRQT
- a CDS encoding DUF4910 domain-containing protein: MAPVTAVGEEMHALVERLYPLCRSITGDGVRATLEIVGEYVPLQVHEVPTGTQVLDWTVPQEWNIRDAYIADTAGHRVVDFAASSLHVLGYSVPVSATMPLAELRAHLHTLPDHPAWVPYRTSYYKPEWGFCLAQDTLDALPEGDYEVRIDSTLADGHLTYAEHIVPGQVPDEVIVSCHVCHPSLANDNLAGIAVAVFLARALAEQSPYYTYRFIFAPGTIGAITWLARNAERIDRVKHGLVLACAGDRGRLTYKQSRRGNAEIDRVMRHVLAASERPHHVTEFTPYGYDERQFCSPGFDLGVGSLSRTPYAGYPEYHTSADNPDFVSPEAMADTLAVCREAFAVLDRNRRYLNLSPYGEPQLGRRGLYDALGGRSDTKQAQMAMLWVLSLSDGEHGLLDVAERSGLPFEAVAAAAEALRGADLIKV
- a CDS encoding NAD-dependent epimerase/dehydratase family protein; the protein is MRVLLTGHQGYLGTVMAPVLAAAGHEVVGLDSGLFADCVLGPPPADPQGHRVDLRDVTADHVAGVDAVIHLAALSNDPLGSLAPELTYDINHHASVRLARLARDAGVRRFLYASTCSVYGAAGGSDLVAEDAPLRPVTPYAESKVRVEDDLHALADGDFSPVFMRNATAFGYSPRLRADIVLNNLVGHALLSGEVLVLSDGTPWRPLVHAADIARAFAAALTAPREAVHDRAFNIGSEMNNVTVAEIAEQVAEAVSGSKVVITGETGADPRSYRVDFSRFRAAIPGFDCEWTVKRGALELADAYRKHGLTREDFERRFTRLAVLRAASEAGTVDDTLRWRR